In Tachysurus fulvidraco isolate hzauxx_2018 chromosome 9, HZAU_PFXX_2.0, whole genome shotgun sequence, the sequence ATAATagtgaataaatgtttaatgtctTAACTGCTAACTTACTTAGCAGTTAATTAAAGTGTGAGCAAATGAGTgaaagttaaaaagaaaaaaaaaatattccccTCAAAATCTACATGTCTCAAAGTCCTGAAGCAATTGTTTTGAAGAATGATCAATAAGAatcaataatacacacacaaaaaaatattttaggaaaaaaatcactattttcttattttcatatatttctgtttcaattgtaaacaaaatgttgtaaaaaattATTGACACTTTCTGTAAATTAACAACCcaactgttattttttttattttgccaaTTAtgacaaagtatttttttttccttatttgttcacatgtttttataatgtatttttctattgttgttttttttattacataaaaatgtatgtgaaataacaataattatctGCATTTAAACATGTTAATCCTTATATAAAGGTTTTTGACCAAACTAACaattgtacatttttctttctaattttaaagtaaatcatattagttttttttttatttatgtatacttTTAGATTCAAACTATGCAATTCTGCATACAAATTTAGCAACATTTTTTGCAACTGTGTGAGAGAAATGTACCATGAGGCAGGTTACAGTGAAGCTTTTAAAACTAGAAAAAGCAGGTCATGTGAGGTGACAGTTACTGAGCCAACATGCCACTGCAACCACTAATACAAGTGGCATTTTTGTAGCACAGTACTACAGTGTTGAAATGCTTACATTCTGCATAATAATGCATACATACTGCACAAATCCTGTTAAAGTTCATGGTGAAACACATATCTGGCTTAGTGATGTACAGTAAGCAAATATCGTCTTTGCTTACATCAAGGTTCAAGTTTTTTACTGTCAATGCCACCATATGTGCAGACATGCAGAGGACTTGAAATactgtttctcttctctcttatcAAGTGCTTGCATTGTCAATGCAATATAGATATTTTGTATAAGAATAACAGCAGTTATAAAAAATAGCAGTGACAGCGGTGTAGTGTAATAAATAGTATATAAGCTGAGTGAATTTGTGAATTTGAATGAATATACATCTGATCAAACGTAAACAGTGAGTTAGTTAATAAACGTCCAAATACATGtcaacaatctcactcactcactcactcattttctacagcttatccgaactacctcgggtcacggggagcctgtgcctatctcaggcgtcatcgggcatcaaggcaggatacaccctggacagagtgccaacccatcacacacacacacacactacggacaattttccagagatgccaatcaacctaccatgcaattctttggaccgggggaggaaaccggagcacccggaggaaaccccctaggcacggggagaacatgcaaactccgcacatacaaggcggaggagttaatcgaaccccgaccctggcggtgtgaggcgaacatgctaaccactaagccactctGCCTTCATGTCAACAATCTGTAAGGTGCAAATATACAtccaaatatatgtatttagGTGTATATAGACAGTAGTACAGTAGACTGTATTTAGACAGTGGTGCAAAAAGACTGTAAGGTGTAAAAGTGCAACAGTGACAGATTTAAAGAAAGATTTAAAGGCTGACATTGTAAGaagtttaacattttttaatctttccCATATCAAGCATGGCTAATAGTTTAACCACTACAGTCATCACCATGGACCAAATTCGCTGATGacacaacggtgataggcctgattACCGAtaacgatgagacggcctacagagaagaggtgagcaccctgactccatggtgtcaggagaaccacctctcactcaacattgacaagaccacgGAGCTGGTGgttgatttcaggagacagaggatGAATACAAacccatcaccatcaacaagacacctgtgagcagctttaagtttctcaGAGTTAACATCCTAGGATCTCACCTGgaccacacacactgacgcagtactgaagaaggcacatcaacacctcttcttcctgagacggctgaggaagtttggaatgagccctagcatcctcagaacattctacacctgcactatagagagcatcctgatgggCTGCATCACTTCCCGGTTTTGTAAACAGCACCACTGGCAACAATAAAGCCCAAaaaagggtcgtgcgaactgccagccacatttctggaggtgagcttccctccctccaggacatctacaccaGGCGGTGTATAAGGAAAGCCATCCGTCCCACAGACGGCTCTCTCTGcttccctcaggaagacgtctccgcagcatccgatcccgcactagccgactgagggatagctttttccctcaggctatcagactaattaacagtcacaactaatacaccctacagcatactttcacaatatggtatgccacacactgcactttaactTCGGACTatccacactggactatactgtacatatatactgcattatacacatTGGACTATACGTGTACACTGCATTAAATAGCATAATCCATCTGTTACCACTAGATACCATCTGATGCACATCCATgtcacttctgtacctgtacaacCTGTTGCACCttacagtattttatatataatttatgtaaatatttacacatacatatttaagtACATATTGCTtgtgtagtgctactgtaaggatgcccaatagtacactgtgtgtactgactatatgtagGAGCATAATGCACATGTTCACTTGTTGAtttcattatctgtttgttaattgtacatattgtacacacatattgtactgactatatgtatgagcaaattgcacattttcacatgtcaactcattatctatatctttatctgtataattgttctgcaatttctggagtttgctcctaagaatttcactcaccaaggcacatgtgctgtagtgatgtgacaataaaagtgacttgacttgacctggTTGGCACATGCAGAACAATAAAGACAAGCAACGACTGTGCTATAGACTGCCTCACTCCATGCAGTTAAATAAAAGTCTGAAGAAACTACTACAGATGTTGTAACTTGTATGGAATAATCGCAATGTTGGCAAATTAGTGCTGCTATGGACAGTGGTGTAAACTAACAGGATATGTAACGTTGCAAAACAATAAAGGGTGAAACGGAGCTGTCATGTGTCATGAGTTAGCATTTTGGCATAAATGTGGTTCTAAAGGAAAGTTCAAAGATTTATTCAAATGCAAGAGGGTCATCCTGTGGGCCACGTGAATGTCACTGTAATGTCACCATGATGTCAGCCATTAGCTTTTCATAAGCCTACATAACTGTTTTGTAGCAGTGGCTGTAGGAGATTTTTGTTCATTGTTCCATCTCCATTACTGTCAGTACTCATTTACTGTAGGTTCTTGTGCAGGTAATGgcactgaaacatttttatatttgggCACTTAGTAATGTTTAAAAACCACTACATCTAAACACTGGGCCTGCACTGATTATTATACCTATATAGGAGTAGATTAACCAAATGTTGTCTCTCTGTAGTCCTTAAAACCTTAAGTGTGGAaatatatgtgtttattattatttactatttattatacataattAATATCTTACTGTATGCAATCACTGCAGTGATAATAAACCACTTGAACAATTAATTAAGCATAACAGtctgtaaataaatctaaatgcaCATTTCTTTTCCGAATTTTTAAAACAGTTACTGTACGTTTTCCTGTAAAATTTGCTGAAATGATTCCTATTGGCTGTCATCCAGGAAACTGGCCAATGACAACTGTTCCCGCCTTTTCCCGCTCAATTTTGAAAATACGTCCGTTTGAGTAGTGTGTATCCACGCTACTGCTTAGTCGGTCCATCAAAGACATCAGCGACATCGGGTAAGATAACAGTTTCCCTTTTAATAACCTATTGCACAATAACGCAACACAATCCATTTCACAAGTCTGATTATTTAAGGATTTTGGAACTGTTCCCACTTTTAAACCTGTTCTTCATGACAGGATCTTACCTTGGAATGAAGGTAGCTGTGCTGGTACGTCTCAATCGGCAGGCCATCCAGCAGCACCTGGCCGTTCTGAGGTATGTAAAAGTTCTCCAGCAGAGAAACACAGGAGCTTTTCCCACTGCCTGAGGGACCCACCAGAGCAGTCACTTTCCCTGGCTGGATGGTGAAGGACACGTTCTgccaataaaatgtttaatatttaaaattagattagattagattagattcaactttattgtcattgtgcaacgtacatgtacagagccaatgaaatgcagttagcatctaaccagaagtgcatagatggcttatttacaagtggcagtgtaataaataagggtatgaggttatacagaaggtgttgtaatatgtacatataactgaaaaagggtatatactgtatagtgtggtttttatataagtatgatacagtatgaagtatGACAGTCCGTGGATGAGGTGAGAGGGATCTTTGATGATGCCCCTCGCCCTTTGCAAGCAgtgttttttgaaaatgtttaggTTGAAGCTTTattaactacacaaacaaaatatgcTTAGACCCCATTTTACATGAAGAACAATCAAAatcatgtctgtgtctgtatttttaataatggaAATAAAGTAGAACATGATGTGATACCTTCAGGACATTGGTCTCTGAACGCGTAGGATAAGCGAATGTCACGTTTCTGAACTCTACCAGGCCTTGTAACATATCTGGAGCTTCTTGGCCATCAAGATTGTGTTTAGGCTTCCTGTCAATGTACTCAAAGACCTTCTCTGCAGCTCCCACGCCCTGCATCAGACCCGTATAGACGGACGAGATGCTCTGTGGGGCAAAgcaaatgatttaaaatttaTACCTGTACAGCAAAACAATGTGGCTGTAAACATCAACATTTGTCTCACCTCCAGACATTCCCCCAGTTCAAGCTCATAGATAACAAAAGAGATGAGAGTTCCCCCGCTCATCTGGTCCGTCACCACCAAGTGTCCTCCATAAAACAGGATAGCCACCTGCAAGGCCAGCTCTGAAATCTAAACCAAGAACAACATTTTTAGCATAATCTATACCTTCTACTGGGGTTGTCTGACAAATTCTCATTTTTTAGTTTCCTCTACTGTCCTGTGAACTCTCACCCTGACCTGAATCTTGACCTAAACCCAAATAAGGATGTATAAAAGTGGCACAAAAGTGCATCACAGGTCATATTGAAGAActcaaacataaacacacacagtgaatcaAAGGACACttggaaaaaaaacctgataCGCACACAGCTGGACCACATAAAGGATGCGTAGGCTAAAGCTTGCTTCTTGTTTAGTGCGAGCACCTCCAACAGCTTGGTGTAGTAAGACTTGGCTTCGTGATCCTCGCCAGCAAAGCTGCGCACTGTCCTCATGGCCGAAATTGTCTCCTCTGCCACTTTGTTGGCCTGAGCAAGTGATGTCTGCACCTCTTTGGTTAGATTCTGCAAAACATTGGTAGAAATATTTGCATATCTTTATAATAGTCAAATGTGGAGTACTCGCAATACTACCTCGATGCCACCTTGAtgctctgtgattttttttcctataaGGCACCAAGTAAATATTAGCTTATAAATTAGTCTAGCATGCATTATAGGTTCCAGCAGGTTTAAATAGAACTTGAACACTGAAAATATAAtctctttaatttaatttttttttttttaaaatgcaaaaaaaaaggattaaaattattttaaggtTTGCACACGCACCTTGTAATACTCGCCGTAGAGCTTGGAGAGCACTGCAATGTACGGGAAGCCCATGATGGTGACAAGCGTCAGCTTCCACGACATGCCAAACATGAAGATGAAGAACCCAACCGCCTTGACAAAGCTGCGCAGGAACAGGTTGACATTCTGTGAGATGAGGTCACTCACCTGCGTGGTGTCTGATGTCAGCCGTGACGTGATGTCACCTATATGGATTAAGCATCAGTGTCTGAGTATAATTTTGTTTCtttagttattattaaaatgGTTCCAGTTATGAATTTTCTATTTCTGACCTGAATATGGTTATAATTACAGTTTGCTATGATTTCAGACATAGTTACTGATAGTTAATGGTTACTGATGGTTACTTACTATTATGGTTACTGCTTATTAAGCTAGTTTTTAGAACTGATTATTATTGACTGCTATGACTACTGACTGTTATAATTACTGTCCAGTAGAATAACTGACTCATAACTACGGGCCTTTGATTACTGACTGTTATGCTACTACTGACTATAATAACGACTGAATCTTAGGCCTATAATAACCATATTATTATAATCACTGACACTGGATGCACTGTATTTGAtatatgatgtactgtatattactatattatatatttattgaaatcTGGGACAGTGGTACCAACATTAGCAGGTGGTGTTAGCTTTTATTTCATAACACAGCAGTCAACCTGTATGATTAGCATCGAAGAAGCCAATCTCCTGATGCATCAACGAGCGGAAGAGGAGGTTCCTCAGTCGAATGTTCAGCCTGGCGAATGTCAGTGAGAACACACCACCACGAACCCCAACGGCCAAGGAACTAGAAATTGAGACATAGTCTTATAGTCCATAGTTCCAAAAGTATATGACACACATTAGTTATTATATTCACACAAGAATGAAACTGTAACTCACCTGACGACGGCCAAAACAGTGAGAATAGTCATTGGTTTGATGAAATATTCCATACTCTTATGGATCACTATACCATCAATGGCTTTCCCAGTGAAATAGGGGATAAAGGCCTCGCCTAGAGAGACAAAATGTGTAACTTCCAGTaattaactcttttttttttcattaatccTTTATATTCACCTGCCATTAGAGGGATCCCCAAACATCTATTATTTCTACCAAAgcactgattatttttaatcatttaaaaatatatatatataactcatAGTTCAGTGTATATAATTGAAGTTTAaacccttattattattattaaactataCACCAGTTTTTGGTTTAGTGTCTGTAATAGTATTGGTATACAGTTTAGTATATATAATTGGCCATCAGTGTTAGTGGAGAAAAGCTAGCATGAACTCACACACAGCCGAcagaaggaggaagaagaaggcaAGAGACAGAAGCCCTGCGTCCTCCTTACAGTACGATAAAAGACGTCCCAAGGTGGCCCGAGAATTCGGCTTTTGCTTCGCCTTGTACCTTCTCGTATCACCCTGATCTTCTTgttcctcctcttctcctccaTCCAAtagcctctccctctctccagcTCCCAAGCTGGAAACATTTGTGCTGCTCAGGAGCTTCCAGAAGAACACAGACCCCATCGCAGAGATACAGGTCCACGAGAAGAAGCCGAGGAACCAAGGGTCATGCATCAGGTCACCCATCTCAGAAAATATCAGGAGCTTGGCAAGGGCATAGGAGAGTATGGTGAGACCGATGAGGACAATCAGAGTGTCCATGCATGCAACACGTCTGGGGCCATCGTGCTGGTTCATCAGAATACCTACAGATGCACCGACAAGGAGGCAAGAACGCACCAGGAGCACCAACCAAAAATCCAGAACCGAGCGATAGATGTCAAAGTCCAGGATGTCATCTAAGAAAGAATTTGGACCAAACCACTGGACATAGAGGACGGTCGAGATCACGGTGTCCACCAGGACGAAAGCAAAGGTGCAGCCAACAACCACAGCCAACCTCATGATACTGGACTGGAGACAAGTGACAGGAAGTAGTGCAGAAATCTAACTGATCATCACAGGATCAGATATATACAGCAGCCAGTGTGATCAGTTGGAATCAACCTGTGCTGAGACCAAAACTATCAGAAAGTGAATAAACACCTGTCAGGATCATCTTATAGTGCGACAACATGCAGTAAATACTCTGTGACCCTGAAAACTCCCTTTTCTACAAACAAACCTGCGTAAAAAACCtttatattagtaataatatgATCGGTAAGTCATTTCACAGAAGCGTATTTGAAGTCCGGTTTGTCCTTATGGATTCAGTCTAAAAGTCCGGAAGAGAAAATGAATGCGGCGTGTAAGCTCCGCCCCGTTTCTCTGGCTGACCAATCGGGAGCGTTTGACACGGGCACGCCCATTGCCTCCACGAGGAGCTGTTGTATATAGTTCAACACACCAGTGCgatttaaaacattatataatttaaacctttttttaattacggaatttaaaaaaataaaatgatataaaaaaatgtattatttttaattatcgTCGggtaatattatataatagatattatatgtattaataCTGTTATTACTAACAATTAGTGTTTgtattactattatattatgacaatatacaatataaaacaataagaGTTGTGAAAGTAGTTCGATAGAAATTGAAAATTCATTCTATAATGTCTTAATTGAATGATTTGGGGTTTACAGAAAGCACTAATATGCCGGAAATGAACAGATGGTGGATCAGTTCTTTCTAACTTCatctttaatatatttaactCTTATTCATTAACCAGATGACAGAATGGAGCAAAGCATTTCTTTAGTATTACAGAAATCTGTATCTCTGTATTActgcataattattattttttcagttacagaaaaaaaatgaaagacaaagacaaagaaaacccaaacagaaacagcgctgaaatgttagtgtttattaccTTCAAAGCCAACATGATGAAAAATGGAATCTGGGAAAATTCAGACAAAAAAATCCTTCGGCCATAACTGAATCACTGTATGATTATATACAAAACACACCAATTACAAATAACATCCAGCTCGTAGGGATGAGCCCTAATTGATAAGTGTGTGATGTACTGAGCATTGCTCTCAGTCACGTCCTCGACCTTCACTCATCTTCAAGGAAATGCACAGACCTGTGAACAGCCGAACTTCCGTTGCTGAAGCATCGTTACGAGCATCGTAACACCAGACGCCCCAGACAACGTGTGTCATATAAATTGCCACTTCGGGTCAGATATTTGACCGAATCAGTGTACGTCAGGCCCCGGCAGCACATACTCCAGCCCGCCCTTCCCCTCCTCTTTGACCACCTGAACTGCGTTGATTACTGTTTCTACAGGAAACGTCAGGAAAAGGTCGTCTTTCAGTCTTTTGGGTGAGGGCAAGTCCTCTGCAGGGCACAAGGGCTCGGTGACGGTCAGTGATATGGAGGACACGTTCCTGCCTCGCCGTTTGGCACTTTTCTTCTCCTGTTTGTAGGCGGCGTTCATGTTGGAAAAAACCTGAAAAGACGACAACTTCTCTGTTCATGTTCATTCTTGTACATAAGGCCTAACTGACAAACTAGTCTGGTGCCTGATGATTGCTTTGTTTGTTCTTAATGTAGCTTAGGATTAACAGACACTTAACTCAAGTACTTGTTTTAATAGTGTCTATTCAATgcaatatcatttaaaaatgaacagattCCAAATATCCAAACCTCATATTCATGGTGATATTGTATTACCATCATCattacactatagtacacaaaCAAAGCTAGcaagggaaaaagaaagaaaagacggaagaaaaaagaaagtgaggaaggaaggaagtgaggaaggaaggaaggaaggaacagtaaataaaatagtttcAGATCATTGCATGATCCTGTTATGTTATTCTGTACCATCTGGTGAAGGCGATTTTGCTGCTCCTGAACGGAGGAGAGGAAGCTGTTATCTGGTTCCTCGCTGAGGGAATAATTTCCTGCATCTTGCTCATAACTCAGTAAATCCAGCTTCATCTGGTGGACAGAGCAGCATAGTGAGATTGTAAGACAGAGTTATAAGAGGGGAAGGACTTGTGTAATAAACATGTGCAGGTCTGACAACATTCATTAGTCTGAAGCTTGTGTGAATGTCTTTTTTACAATGTCAATCTCCAACAATTTAAACACCATGCAGCTCAGAATATCCTGATTATAGCATATAACAGACCCTGGAAATGATCTTATGACATCATAACAAGGAGCATTAGCAATAGCATTCGTAGGCTGATCACAGGAGCATCACAGGAGTCCTACCTCAGTGGGCATGCTGGCCTTGCGGTTAAAAAGCAGGCAGTAGGGAGTGAACCTGGTCGCTGGGTTTACTGACGTCCTGAACAGCGGCAGGATAGGATCGATGAAATCGTCCCACTCGGCCTGCTTCTCAACCACCACCTGCTGTACGGTGTCCTTTAGCAGAGTGTTGGTGTGTTCCAGCAGAGCGTTGTGCTGGACCTTTAGCTGCAAACCCCAGCGCTCGCTTAGCTGCTTGCTCACCTACAACACAACACGAtttgattaaacacacagatgGTCAGGTaccagaggagaaaaaaaatcagattgtGTTCTGGATTCTGACTGGTCAGAAAGCATAGATTTAGTTGCAATGCGTTATTTCGACAATGATACAATAATGACTGATGTGGtgaagaaagatagagagagagagagagagagagagagagagagagagagagagagagagatattgtgtgtgtgagagagagatagagtataagagagtgagggagagagagagggagggagggagcaagggagggagagagagggtttTTACCTCTCCACAGAAGTCAGTATTCTGAGAGCAGTGTATGGTTTTTACTGAACCgtacctgcaacacacacacacacacacacacacagatgacacacaGGCAAAACTCATACAACATGA encodes:
- the abcb9 gene encoding ATP-binding cassette sub-family B member 9 isoform X2 is translated as MRLAVVVGCTFAFVLVDTVISTVLYVQWFGPNSFLDDILDFDIYRSVLDFWLVLLVRSCLLVGASLLIFSEMGDLMHDPWFLGFFSWTCISAMGSVFFWKLLSSTNVSSLGAGERERLLDGGEEEEQEDQGDTRRYKAKQKPNSRATLGRLLSYCKEDAGLLSLAFFFLLLSAVCEAFIPYFTGKAIDGIVIHKSMEYFIKPMTILTVLAVVSSLAVGVRGGVFSLTFARLNIRLRNLLFRSLMHQEIGFFDANHTGDITSRLTSDTTQVSDLISQNVNLFLRSFVKAVGFFIFMFGMSWKLTLVTIMGFPYIAVLSKLYGEYYKNLTKEVQTSLAQANKVAEETISAMRTVRSFAGEDHEAKSYYTKLLEVLALNKKQALAYASFMWSSCISELALQVAILFYGGHLVVTDQMSGGTLISFVIYELELGECLESISSVYTGLMQGVGAAEKVFEYIDRKPKHNLDGQEAPDMLQGLVEFRNVTFAYPTRSETNVLKNVSFTIQPGKVTALVGPSGSGKSSCVSLLENFYIPQNGQVLLDGLPIETYQHSYLHSKVALVGQEPVLFARSVQKNIAYGLPSAPEEIVVAAAKKANAHDFICSLSKGYDTGVGEKGTQLSGGQKQRVAIARALIRNPSVLILDEATSALDAESEHMVQQALNAVMENYTVLVIAHRLSTVQRANTIVVLDNGAVVEQGNHDQLLDLHGLYYRLIQRQVLGSDCTIKPPRPFLELPRLAEEDENSGDEDVPRY
- the abcb9 gene encoding ATP-binding cassette sub-family B member 9 isoform X1, producing the protein MRLAVVVGCTFAFVLVDTVISTVLYVQWFGPNSFLDDILDFDIYRSVLDFWLVLLVRSCLLVGASVGILMNQHDGPRRVACMDTLIVLIGLTILSYALAKLLIFSEMGDLMHDPWFLGFFSWTCISAMGSVFFWKLLSSTNVSSLGAGERERLLDGGEEEEQEDQGDTRRYKAKQKPNSRATLGRLLSYCKEDAGLLSLAFFFLLLSAVCEAFIPYFTGKAIDGIVIHKSMEYFIKPMTILTVLAVVSSLAVGVRGGVFSLTFARLNIRLRNLLFRSLMHQEIGFFDANHTGDITSRLTSDTTQVSDLISQNVNLFLRSFVKAVGFFIFMFGMSWKLTLVTIMGFPYIAVLSKLYGEYYKNLTKEVQTSLAQANKVAEETISAMRTVRSFAGEDHEAKSYYTKLLEVLALNKKQALAYASFMWSSCISELALQVAILFYGGHLVVTDQMSGGTLISFVIYELELGECLESISSVYTGLMQGVGAAEKVFEYIDRKPKHNLDGQEAPDMLQGLVEFRNVTFAYPTRSETNVLKNVSFTIQPGKVTALVGPSGSGKSSCVSLLENFYIPQNGQVLLDGLPIETYQHSYLHSKVALVGQEPVLFARSVQKNIAYGLPSAPEEIVVAAAKKANAHDFICSLSKGYDTGVGEKGTQLSGGQKQRVAIARALIRNPSVLILDEATSALDAESEHMVQQALNAVMENYTVLVIAHRLSTVQRANTIVVLDNGAVVEQGNHDQLLDLHGLYYRLIQRQVLGSDCTIKPPRPFLELPRLAEEDENSGDEDVPRY
- the zgc:113436 gene encoding uncharacterized protein zgc:113436; translation: MLSLDSLQVAEEEVVESSSSRLGDIYTLVAEGCYPHAMNPIRKKNLKRYAQKFIIDNGRMYYVGMKKEEKREVVIDAERKHQIFLECHFNELGHHLGQKKTVHRIQSKYYWLGIVKDVVDWIKVCDTCQHAERIKNMARMPRPVKVDGPWDTITVDIMGPFPCTTHGGNTHLVIITDYYSKWVEAFPVQKRDFLCMARCISSTVYRYGSVKTIHCSQNTDFCGEVSKQLSERWGLQLKVQHNALLEHTNTLLKDTVQQVVVEKQAEWDDFIDPILPLFRTSVNPATRFTPYCLLFNRKASMPTEMKLDLLSYEQDAGNYSLSEEPDNSFLSSVQEQQNRLHQMVFSNMNAAYKQEKKSAKRRGRNVSSISLTVTEPLCPAEDLPSPKRLKDDLFLTFPVETVINAVQVVKEEGKGGLEYVLPGPDVH